The Niastella koreensis GR20-10 genome includes a window with the following:
- a CDS encoding VanZ family protein — MHSKTSVTKAEKYKVEGAGKIFLFIALLIITGLFCEWPNFHPEHYFGSEYHWWLDMIFHGGYYFVITILLYIVFCRGRHKAVFWIAVFLSSGLFEICQSFVPGRSVSWLDMTSNFIGITLATLTCSFFYRS; from the coding sequence ATGCATTCTAAGACAAGTGTGACGAAAGCAGAGAAGTATAAAGTTGAGGGGGCGGGTAAGATCTTTTTGTTTATCGCCTTGCTTATTATAACCGGGTTATTTTGCGAATGGCCTAATTTTCACCCGGAACATTATTTTGGTTCTGAATATCACTGGTGGCTCGACATGATCTTTCATGGAGGCTATTATTTTGTAATTACCATTCTGTTATATATTGTTTTTTGTCGCGGCCGCCATAAGGCCGTGTTCTGGATAGCTGTATTTCTATCTTCCGGTCTTTTTGAGATCTGCCAGTCCTTTGTGCCCGGAAGGTCTGTTTCCTGGCTGGATATGACCAGTAATTTCATTGGCATTACGTTAGCCACATTGACCTGTTCCTTCTTTTACAGGTCATAA